The nucleotide sequence gacacatagttatccagattcatagctaaaaatgtttatattttgggacggagggagtatatctgtccagattcgttgtactacaatatgtcatatccagtcatatattcatctttttttttttttgacagagggagtatatttttttttgacggagggaatACATATTTTTACCTAAACAAAGCCTAAAAAAGAATTTACAGTGGAGGAGACCATATCTCACTTCTCAGGCTCTCAGCACACTACGGACCATGGAGTTTATTACTACATGTGGGCCCGGGTGTTTGGAACCAAAACGTCATTGTCAGGATTTAACGTGTGGGGTTTGCTGTGATGCGCGCCTTTCTTTTTGCTTGCTCACATTGGTGATGTAGAGAGCCATGGCCGCCGTAATCCAAAAGACACAAGGCAACAACATGCATGTGCCACTAACTAGTCCCCCCTGATGCATTTTTTATGCATCACCAAACAAATATTAAATCAAACAAGcacaatgcaaaaaaaaaaaaaaaaacctaccaATTCTTGTTTAACCTAAGAGTTGATTCCGGCACATGTTTCTAAATTAATCTTTAGTTCTTGACCGCAAAATATGAAGCAGCTTCTTGTTACGCGTTCTCTGCTGATTGGCTTATCAACAATAGCCAATATTTAAATGTTCAAACTTAATATTTAGAGAGTAATATTTTCGTCGAAACCTATTTTCCAACATTTGGTTTTAAATGCTAAcgatacaaataaaataattacctataaattacttttggttgatttttttttcagccgTGACTCAAACAGATGATCTTCGGATAAGCCAAGTATAGCACGATGAAGAAAAGATCccattttgacatgtagaaaaTGCAAAGAAAAGTAGTAATACTAACGACTCATTCCGTTAGTTTTTCTGAAAAACGATCCAAAAATGTACAAATTACAGCCCCAAGGAAATAAAAAGGGCCATCAGAAAGGGTAATTggaaactatatatataaaaagaagaCGGTAAAGTTGTCTTTTTTATAGAAGAAAAAAGGCAATGCAAAAGGGCGAGGACCGCAAAGTCGCACAAATATTCCCtcgagggaaaaaaaatcaagagcaAAGAGACCAACCAAACGTGTgtggcctcctcctccgttcCGTTtcgcagtcgtcgtcgtcgtctccgatgATGATAAGCTGCGACTGCGAGATGGTGGTGGAAGAGCACTGGGAATCAACctaaccagcagcagcagcagccacagcAGTGAGCTTCTTCCAGGCcacagaaagagagagagagaggggaccaactgaaaagagagagaagctaGAAGGAGAGGAGTCCAAACTTCCAAGACACCCACTACTGCTGCTACTGTGTTCGTGTTCCTCTCTTGGCCTCTCTCTTGGTTCGTGTTCCTTCCTTCTTTCTTTGCGAGAAAGAAAGATGGGATTCTGGGAGCGCTAGGTTTTCCTGCTCATCTGATTCTTGGTTCTACATCCAGTTCTTgggtgtgtttttcttttcctttttctccatgCGCTTCTTGTGGTGAGTGGTTCTGTTCATACTCGTTGCTTGTTGGGGGCACAagtgttgtgtgtgtgtgtgtgtgcgcgatTCTCTCTTTCATTTCCGATTTTGTGATTCAAGCCTACTCATTTTATGTTCAATCTTTCAGTTTTGTGTTGGGATCATGGGGGAAATATGGTATGCATCTTGATCAAGTTCATCCTCCTTTTTGCAGTTTGAGAAGTGGTCGGTAATCTCGAGGGAAGTACGGAGCCACGCGGTTCCAAAATCTCCCGTCTTGGCCTGGTTCCTGTTGACGCGGCAGATGATTTTCACGGAGAAATTTGAGAGCTTCCCGTAGTTTGATGTTCCAAGCAGCCAAACCTAAGGAGCTCCAGTGGTGAGGAGAGGGGGGCAAGATCAAATCTCGGTGCATATTTCTGCAATCCGAAGACTGTGATATTTTGCAACAACCAGAGCTGAATTTGCCAAAGTGGAGGCAGTATTGGGTTCTTAGACTTCTCAGGGACAAGATCTTGCATTGGACTTGAAATTCACAACACCATCGAACTGAAAGAACAGTAGTTTGTTGGATTTGGGGGATGGAGAGGCAATCCAGCAGCCGGCTCGGCGCTCTGGAGAAGCTGAAGAGCTTCCGGGGGATAGAGAAGCAGAGAAGCTTCAAGTTCCTGTCCATGGAGAAGCAGCAGAGCTTCAAGAGGAACAAGGACAGCCCTGGGAAGAGGGGTGACACCGAGCTCCACCTTGCAGCAAGGGCTGGCAGTGTCCCCCATGTTCAGAAGATCTTCGCCGCGAGTGATCCGGAGCTGGTGGGGGAATTGGCTGCTCGTCAGAACCAGGACGGCGAAACCGCGCTGTACGTGTCTGCCGAGAAGGGGCACACTGAGGTTGTGAGTGAGATACTGAAGTTTTGTGATCTGCAGTCAGCAGGGCTCAAGGCTACTAACAGTTTCGATGCGTTCCATATTGCGGCGAAGCAGGGCCATCTGGGTTAGTTCTTTTCTTCATCACTAGTGATTCATTTATCTTTATGCCCCCAAAAATGATGGTTTGTTTATTTGATCCTTATAAGTCATGCCAAGTCAATGAGTTCCTGCTGATAGGTTCATGTCAATTGAAATTATTAAGCATATGGGTATTATATGAGCTGAACTATGCATATTGGTTTGATTGTGCTCACAGTTGTCTATGTCGAACTACTTGTCTTGGATTGACTTATCCAAATCCATATAGTTGCACAAGGATATTTCCCAATTATTTCCTGAAGGGCATGCATTACTATTGCAACTGCACTCTTAATTTGTAGCAATTTTTCTTGGCTGATTTGGTCTAAATTATTACtacatgtttatttttcttaGTGTAACCAAAATTGCGAATGCATTGACAGTTCTAGTCTGTGATGTGTTGCAATAATCACAGATTTGCCAATCCGAAAGGATGCAGTGGCTAACTGGCTGCTAATCCTCTAACACAGATTTAGTGATAACAAAGTGCTTGATCTTCCAAAAATATGTCTTTATCCCTGAGTTAGAAATAAGACAATGCTTATATTTTACTCAGCTAGCACAATGTTTTGTTTAGATTGATTTGTCAAAGCATCTCTGGCTCATGGAGAAATTCCATTTATTGGCTTTGCAGATGTTTTGAAGGAGCTCTTACAAGCATTTCCAGCATTAGCTATGACAACAAATTCCGTAAATGCCACTGCTTTGGATACTGCTGCCACTCAGGGCCATATTGATATTGTCAATCTTCTGCTGGAAACAGATGCAAGCCTAGCCAGAATAGCTAGAAATAATGGCAAAACAGTTTTGCATTCAGCAGCAAGAATGGGTCATGTGGAGGTGGTAACAGCATTGTTAAATAAAGATCCAGGGATTGGTTTTAGAACAGATAAGAAAGGACAAACAGCACTGCACATGGCTTCGAAAGGCCAAAATGCTGAAATTCTGCTTGAATTGTTGAAGCCTGATCTCTCAGTTATCCATGTGGAAGATAACAAAGGGAACAGAGCATTGCATGTTGCAACTCGGAAGGGCAACACCGTTGTAAGTGATAATATCTTGGTGAAATATTCTATTTTCTGCCATATTTTTGGTCGTTATGTTACAAATGTTAATATTTTCGTCATTTGTCTTATTTCTGGTTGAACTCACGTTGGCCATGAAAATTTGGAAACAGAAGTTCATCTGCTCACTGAATACTAAATGTTCTATAAAGGAATTCCGTAATAGAAAACTCAAATTTGTTTCGggaataaaataaattgaataAGGAGGAGTGAAAAAACTGTGGAGCTTAGTAAAACCATGACTTCTAAAATCTTTTAACCAGAATGTTGAGGGACAATATTGTACTCCTATGTGCCTAGCATTTCAAATCATTTTCAGTTCTTACTTGTACCTTTGCTAATATTTGTGTAATTCCTTCCAGATAGTCCAGACTCTAATATCAGTCAAAGAGATCGTAATCAATGCAGTTAATAGAGCAGGAGAGACTGCTTTTGCTATTGCAGAGAAACTAGGTAATGAAGAACTTTCTAACATCCTGAGAGAGGTTGGTGGTGAAACTGCAAAAGAGCAAGTAAACCCTCCGAATTCAGCAAAGCAGCTTAAGAAGACAGTTAGCGACATTAGGCATGACGTCCAATCTGGGATCAAGCAAACACGTCAGACCAAGATGCAATTCCAAAAAATCAAGAAGAGGATTCAAAAGCTTCACATTGGTGGGCTAAACAATGCCATCAACTCCAATACTGTTGTTGCGGTGCTTATTGCCACAGTTGCCTTTGCAGCCATATTTACTATCCCTGGTAATTTTCTGGAAGATATGAAAGATCCACATGATCCCAACATGACCTTAGGGCAAGCATTTGTAGCAAGCAATCCggcatttataatcttcttgGTATTTGATGCCTTGGCTCTTTTTATCTCGCTTGCCGTCGTCGTTGTCCAGACCTCTCTAATTGTTGTTGAGCAGAAAGCCAAGAAGAAGATGGTCTTTGTGATGAACAAGCTGATGTGGATGGCATGCCTTTGCATCTCAGCAGCCTTCATAGCACTAACATATGTCGTCGTGGGCCGTGATGATCGGTGGCTAGCTTGGTGTACAATGGCAATCGGCACCGCGATCATGCTGGCCACCCTTGGGTCCATGTGCTACTGCATTATCGCTCACAGGATGGAGGAGAAGAACATGAAGAAGATCAGGAGGTCATCCACCAGCCAGTCGTGGTCCATATCAGTCGATTCGGATACAGAGCTACTGAACAACGAATACAAGAAGATCTATGCACTTTAGGATAACAATATAACCTGTGGTCGAGTCTTGTATATATCGAAGCCCGTTTGCCTGATGAAACTCCATGGCATTCAGCGGAGTTTGACTCACAAAGTATATTTAGGCCTAGAACATGGCAGCTTTGTGCAACTGAAGCCTCCTTTTGTGTAGAGAAAGGAGGCCATCCATCTCACTGCATTTGCTACTATATAGATTCCAGGTGATACTTTGAAGCAGCCACTTTTTTGTAGGCATCATAGGAGTATTGGTAAAGCAGAATGTACTCTTAATGCTCACCAATGTGTATCTGTGGATGATGATAATGAAAAACCATGCAATTATACTAGTATAGATAGTGGAATAAACTGCCATTTTCTGTCAAAGTTGTACTGTCACTGATGCTGCTACATGAGCTAAAAATGAAAGTGATGCATGCTTACTGCACCTCCCAAGATATTTCTGTTCTGGTTCGGGACCATTGAGACTAGTATGCTTATGAGATCAAGAAACAAACAATGATTCAGGCGAAGACTATTCTAAACTTTGGACACTTGATTGCAGAAAACCGGCGCTGCTTAATGCTGCCACGCATTGATGTGACAGTAACTTTGTAACCTTGTTGACCATAGCCACTGATACGTCTGAAGAAATGCTCCCACTGTTTTGTTCAGAAGCTGGGATCACGTAGAGCAATTGTACACTGACCATGCAAAGCATGAATTGTCAACCTGAAGATTAGACTTTGATCACTTGAGGTTAGGAAGATGGTCATAGTTCTGCAATGTATGGCTAGTGTGCTTCTGTGGAAGAGAATTCTTGACAAAAATGTAGACGAAACGGTGATAAAGGGCACAGCTTGCAGGTTTGCGTAGGTTGAAGAATGCGGTGTCTGATTGGAGTCCGAATTATGCGTTAGACAAGTCCAAGTTGCTCACTGCTTTCGTTTGCAAGTGTCAATTCCTGCCTGTATACTTGGCTTTCAGTATTTATGTTAGCTCATTGCAGGCTGTTCAGTGAAATGTTTAGCATTAAAAAcccaaatgatttttttactgTGGAAATCAGTGCATTATAAGAGAGCAGAAAAATTCGTGTTGGTTGGTTCAATCAGGATTAACTCTGTTCCGTAGAAATGAACAAAGTGATTTCCCAAATCTATGAACAATTTCAATGTTTCTGCAACTCGTACTCATAAGATGATTAAACTCCTCAACATGAAGAGTGTTCATTCAGCATTGGTAAAACCCCATAAACACAAACATTAACCGAGAAAAAAACATTCAAGTTAAGTGTGCTCTGGATAGAATGGTGATATTTCTGTTTCACTTCTTTGCAAGGCTTCCAAGCCTTTGTCCATGCTCCTTCTCAGCAACTGCTCTTCTCCTTCCATTTGTAGTAGCTTCAGTGGCACGGCTGCCATTGCCAGGAGCAGGCTCACCTCCagttcttctccttcctttccCTGCAACTTTGTTAAGCTCATTGTTGCTACCCACTGTTGCAGCAGGTGGGCATGGCATTCTTCTTGCTGTGCCAGCATCCATTTTCAGATCCTTCATACCAATTGCGGGATCTTTGGACCGAGCTTTCGGTGCAGTCGCTGTGGTTTTCTTCAGCGGCTTGTCGGGGATTCCTAGTTTGGCCATTTTGTTTACTGCATTTGTGCTGCCTGGGAATTCAGGCTTCTTGCTGGCTGAGGTTTTCTTGGCTGCTTTGCTGGCTGCTGTACTTTTAGTTGTTGGAGCTGCAAGTTGTTGTATGTTCTTCAGAGGAGTGTAGCTTGATCTCTTGTCCATTTTGTAAGCTGTGGTCACTTCAGAGAGAGCAGGATCTCCTTTGGTGAAGTTTTTCTTTGATGAAGAGCTACTGGATCTTGCCGTCGGAGTAGCAGACTTTGAGGAGCTGGAGGTAGGCGATTCAGTTCTTGTTGATGTGCTTGTTGGTTCAGGCTTGATTGAGAACTGTTGAAGTTTCAGAATGTCACAGTAATATCAAGGAAAACGGAGGATCATTTTGCAAAGGAAATCTTTTACTGCTTCTACGAAAAtcagattattatttttaattctggtTTGGACAATTCAGGAATTATTCTGAACATGTTAAATGTAACAGTTTCAGATAATATTATCATACCAAAAGATTAATTTAATGGTTCTTTTAACTTGTGAATGGTAAATTACAGTCAATTAGTAGTGCAGATAGTTGTCATACCCTTGAAGTTTTAACTGGCTGAAGGATAGGCAATTCTCTCTGAAAAACCATTTGAGAGGAATTAGCTTCCATCTCGAGGGAAGGGAACAGTGGAGTAGCTGGAGGAGTCTTGAGCCTGAAATTATCTGATATTATTCGAGAACACAATGGAAAGACTAGGTGCATCTTAAACACTGAGCAAATTTTACTGTTACCAGTCGTAATCGTGCTTTCCACCATCTGGTAGGAGGTAATCTTTCTTGCCTGATGGTAACTTGAACATACGACTGGTTCCTATATTCGGTCAACCAAAGTAGGTAATAAGTCCAATCAGTTTATCCATCTTCCAAGCAAAAAAGGGTTTTTTCCCCCCAATAATTTCATCAGCATCTACTGAAATTGCTGCGTCGATAACTTGAGATCTCATTTACTCTAGTGAAAATATCATAACAACCCTACCTAACATGTTAGCTCTAGGCACTGGTGATAGAATAAAGCAAGAAAATTGGTTGCACCTCCATGCCAGCATGAACAGGTTAAGGACTCAAAAGACAAGGCAAAACTCTCACCTTGAATTGCTTCGAACTCCACTGAGTACATTGGTTCAAGGAGGTTCACATCCTTCTCCTTCTCATGCCTGTACAGCTCACCAAAGAGAACCAAGCTCTCGTCTTCGTTTTTCTGAGCCGGAACAGCTGATAATCCCTTAGCCATGCCAGTAACTCTCTTCAGGCGATCCATACTTCAGGAAAGGCTGCAGAAACAATGGAGGTGGTCAGATGCAGGTAGAGCAGAGCATATATCACCCTATGGCAGAAAAGGTTACCTGAATACTCCAAGGACAAAAATGTGCTGGCAATCCTGAAACCATCCCTGGAGCTAAACACAATGCATACAAATGTAACAAAAATGTCAGTGAAAAGGACAGGCACATGAAACCAAACAGAAAAATATTGTTAAGAGTGGATGATCCATTTGGTGCAATATTACAGTGTTTCTTTCTCCTTGGCCTCCATATGGCACAAAAAGGTTCAGTTCTGAACTTTTCTGGGACCATATAGTAATTGCTTCCAACTCTCTTCTTCCCTTCCAGCCAGCATTTTTTTTCCCAGGAAAAGTTAGTAGTTTTGAGAAGCAGGCTTCTCTGAAGAAATATATAGCATCTGATTAACTACCATGGGATGAGTTGAAAAGGAGCTCAAGGGCTTCATCTGTATGCTGATATCATTTTCAAAGAGTAAAAGAATAGAAATGAACAGAAATGGCATTTCAACATCCATAGCAGCAGTAGTATGCATATCAGTAAGCAATTTCTCATTTCAGCAGAGTGTTTACAGAGTGGCCAAAATTCACATGTAAATGGTACACTGCACAACAGAATAATTAGTTTAACACGGGAGAGTTGCTTCTGCATGCTTATTCTGCTAAGGGTTTTAACTCAGGGAACACAAAAGACTTTGTTCCCCAAATTATTAGCGCTAGGTGTACATCTCTGCCAGCAATGTTCATCGCAAGCAGTTCCACAAATCTAAGTGACAAGCAACCTCTGCTAGAGGTCAGAGTTAATTCGATCCCAAAGAGCGGTCTCCCTTTCCAATTAGTATGAATGTTGTCGCCTGTATGCAAATCATTTGCTTGAGAACTTGAACTAAGTTTGTGTCATCTGCTTCCTTGACTCATATGACTGCTTGATTGCATCCCAGAATGCAGGCATCGCCACATTGTCAGGAACTTCTTTGAAAGACGGAAGATAGTTTAGGTCCACTATGACATGGTCTCCACTGGACTCTTGAACCTGCATATACAATCAGCATTGGCATGGTGAATATGTCGAGAGCAATTAAGCATGAAGGCAATCAGAGGTATTCCAGCTGGACGAATTATGCTACTGTTCCTCTGAGTAGCTGTACTTACTCAAAAAGCATGGTTATACAAAGGCTAGAAGAAATACTTACAACGACATCAAACCCAAATATTGTAAGCCCTAGCAATTCCTTCAGCAATTTTGCAGCCTCTTCTACTAGATTAATGTCCAACAATTTGCTATCTTGCACCTCGTTTTGCAGCAGCTGCTCCTTTGTAGCCACTGGAAGAGTCTTCAAACTGTGGTAAcccaaattaaaataaaaaatatgactcTATCAGTGTTGATACTTGATAACAGTTGATTGAGAAATTGGGCATCATACTTTGCCTGTATATACTTCTGCAAGTGTACCTGTTGAATGTAAGAGGTTTGCCTCCTGATGATGATTTAAGATGACTTGCATTGGGCATTGAGTTCTTAATAGCATGAAAAATCTTGTCTCCAATTGCATAAAATTTGAATATTTTGGATCCATGGTCAATATATTCCTACATAACATTAATAAAATGCATAAGTTTGAGCAGGCAGGTCATCAGAATTGCAATTGACAGATACGTAGTAACTTACTAGCAAGGTCCAAATGAATCGATTTGAGCATAGGATGCCTCAGAAATGTTAAAATTGCAATGAATCGTTGCGAGAACTTAGCAATAAATTGTTGCAAAGTGCTCAAGGAAGAATTGATTATCTTTAGAATATAAAATTTACCAAGATATATATATCAGATTTAATTCCAAGTAATCATCATCTGAAGAAAGATACAAAATCGTACCTGTAGAATAGCTGGAAGAGGCACACTAAGGTTGCTAAATTCTTCGATTTTGAAAATCAATGCCTGTACACAACAAATGTGCAATTCAGGTGCAAAagtaaaacaataaaaaatctTAACTAAAAATTGATAATGATGGCACAGTTAGAATATGAAGCATCTTCCTGATGTTGGTGACTACAGGATATATGATAGAAAACTAATGTATAGGTACATATAAATAAATGTAGCCAAAGAGTTACCATATT is from Oryza sativa Japonica Group chromosome 9, ASM3414082v1 and encodes:
- the LOC136351723 gene encoding inositol-tetrakisphosphate 1-kinase 6, producing MAAMGRSVRVVLDSSVLLDPSGVTAEEEEVVVALRPGAEALLRRLRYSNLRVAICHPEGLPTNESGFLEKTAKLYSFGYMPLTSPSGSNLLNELMLEWSGTNFCFYVTSGVHEGLLSELQNHNWEVIAMGNEDVIKNSGVIHISMLQELLITLATSIKKEIGNSSAFVVGYVMKQSREEDFAKRGAFPIYPSKNDLIFVPLSFELPLASQLQEVDLVLHKITDEIINIDPNSSISFPKGISFSPGMSEIIRFVEEHCDFCVIDPFKNIYPLLDRIQIQEILIRLEGLSAEGRPKLRAPCFLKIESFCGSELQKQLAEAKLSFPLIVKPQVACGVADAHNMALIFKIEEFSNLSVPLPAILQEYIDHGSKIFKFYAIGDKIFHAIKNSMPNASHLKSSSGGKPLTFNSLKTLPVATKEQLLQNEVQDSKLLDINLVEEAAKLLKELLGLTIFGFDVVVQESSGDHVIVDLNYLPSFKEVPDNVAMPAFWDAIKQSYESRKQMTQTYIQMKPLSSFSTHPMLQGWFQDCQHIFVLGVFSMDRLKRVTGMAKGLSAVPAQKNEDESLVLFGELYRHEKEKDVNLLEPMYSVEFEAIQGTSRMFKLPSGKKDYLLPDGGKHDYDWLKTPPATPLFPSLEMEANSSQMVFQRELPILQPVKTSRFSIKPEPTSTSTRTESPTSSSSKSATPTARSSSSSSKKNFTKGDPALSEVTTAYKMDKRSSYTPLKNIQQLAAPTTKSTAASKAAKKTSASKKPEFPGSTNAVNKMAKLGIPDKPLKKTTATAPKARSKDPAIGMKDLKMDAGTARRMPCPPAATVGSNNELNKVAGKGRRRTGGEPAPGNGSRATEATTNGRRRAVAEKEHGQRLGSLAKK
- the LOC4347595 gene encoding ankyrin repeat-containing protein At5g02620 isoform X1, which gives rise to MERQSSSRLGALEKLKSFRGIEKQRSFKFLSMEKQQSFKRNKDSPGKRGDTELHLAARAGSVPHVQKIFAASDPELVGELAARQNQDGETALYVSAEKGHTEVVSEILKFCDLQSAGLKATNSFDAFHIAAKQGHLDVLKELLQAFPALAMTTNSVNATALDTAATQGHIDIVNLLLETDASLARIARNNGKTVLHSAARMGHVEVVTALLNKDPGIGFRTDKKGQTALHMASKGQNAEILLELLKPDLSVIHVEDNKGNRALHVATRKGNTVIVQTLISVKEIVINAVNRAGETAFAIAEKLGNEELSNILREVGGETAKEQVNPPNSAKQLKKTVSDIRHDVQSGIKQTRQTKMQFQKIKKRIQKLHIGGLNNAINSNTVVAVLIATVAFAAIFTIPGNFLEDMKDPHDPNMTLGQAFVASNPAFIIFLVFDALALFISLAVVVVQTSLIVVEQKAKKKMVFVMNKLMWMACLCISAAFIALTYVVVGRDDRWLAWCTMAIGTAIMLATLGSMCYCIIAHRMEEKNMKKIRRSSTSQSWSISVDSDTELLNNEYKKIYAL